A single Pseudomonas sp. HN11 DNA region contains:
- a CDS encoding TetR/AcrR family transcriptional regulator, with amino-acid sequence MSVSKKQHVVDTATNLFSQYGFHPVGVDWIIEASGVARMTMYRNFAGKEDLVKTVLLQRSDHLLKQLKTRMDEKPSLEEKIISIFDWRGQWFCSTSFAGCLFGRAVAEFPERSDIREIALDYKRKLHGLVENEIIRHYPQETATTLATYIIMLLDGATVSAQAFSGRHFASDACDAALMLLRFNVGKQIR; translated from the coding sequence TTGTCCGTATCGAAAAAGCAGCATGTCGTCGACACTGCTACCAACCTGTTTTCCCAGTACGGTTTTCACCCCGTGGGCGTCGACTGGATCATTGAAGCCTCTGGCGTCGCCAGGATGACGATGTACCGTAATTTCGCGGGTAAAGAGGACTTGGTCAAAACCGTGCTGTTACAGCGCTCGGATCATCTGCTCAAGCAACTGAAGACGCGTATGGACGAAAAACCCAGTCTGGAAGAGAAGATCATTTCGATCTTTGATTGGCGAGGTCAGTGGTTCTGCTCGACCAGCTTCGCAGGCTGCTTGTTCGGTCGAGCGGTGGCCGAATTCCCGGAACGCTCGGATATCCGTGAGATTGCCCTCGATTACAAGCGCAAGCTTCATGGACTTGTAGAAAATGAAATCATCCGTCACTACCCACAAGAGACCGCTACGACACTCGCGACCTACATCATTATGCTGCTGGACGGCGCGACGGTGAGCGCTCAGGCGTTCAGTGGACGTCACTTTGCGAGTGATGCATGCGATGCGGCGTTAATGTTGCTTCGATTCAATGTAGGCAAGCAAATTCGCTGA
- a CDS encoding multidrug efflux RND transporter permease subunit: MADFFIERPNFAWVIALFIVLAGALTLGRLPVSQYPDVAPPQISVSASYPGASAQIINLNVTSLLEEELNGLPDLLYYESTSANGSADTTVTFKPGTDPDRAQIDVQNRLQRVVGRLPQTVIEQGLKVEQVRANFLMIYALSYTDEQQDSVGLADFAARAVNNEIRRVDGVGRVEMYTAERAMRIWVDPAKLVGYGLSMADVSKAIAAQNVQVPAGSMGDRPGPVDQQITATVMVQGQLESVGAFGNIVLRANDDGASVRIHDVARVELGRQDYRFDARLNGRPVAAMSVQLAPGGNALQTAQAVKARLEHLSSTLPGNMRLSVPYDTAPFVQAAIKQVVYTLIEAMVLVFLVMWLFLQKLRYTLIPAVVVPVCLSGTLAVMGVLGFSINMMTLFGMVLAIGMLVDDAIVVVESVERLINQERLSPKDATRKAMRQISGAIVGITLVLATVFLPLAFMGGSVGVIYQQFALVLSVSILFSGFLALTLTPALCAALLTPLDPTRREPGFNRHFDKLTAHYERVVGAWVRRGTRSVCLYLLLLAVLVFSYHRLPSSFIPSEDQGYTVTDIQLPPAASAARTEVTVNAWEQYALAQPATHQVLSILGFSFSGEGANAALSYISLKDWSVRGSEQASRAVAQRATQTFEDVSDGTVFSTVPPAVDGLGTSAGFELRLQDLTGHPHGELLGARAQLLAAAKASPVIGSLRDEGLADAPQIKIDIDREKAEALGVSFDVVSAALSAALGSQQINEFANQGRMQRVIVQADGSRRQTPEALLRLQVPNRQNTLVPLEAFSRFEWQVGPLQIVRYNGAQSLRFTGDAAAGYSTGQAMQALQDIATQLPAGFSLEWAGLSLQEQQSSAQVPLLIGLSLLTILLVLVALYESWAIPFAVLLIVPVGVLGSVAAVTVMDMPNDVYFKVGLITIIGLSAKNAILIVEFAKALHAQGASLADAAIQAARLRFRPIIMTSAAFILGVVPLALATGPGAASQQAIGTGVVGGMLAATVLGVLWVPVLFVKVMSVAQRLSGAPKTF, translated from the coding sequence ATGGCCGACTTCTTCATTGAGCGTCCGAATTTCGCCTGGGTCATCGCGCTGTTTATCGTATTGGCTGGCGCATTGACGCTCGGCCGCTTGCCGGTCAGCCAGTACCCCGACGTTGCGCCGCCGCAAATCAGCGTGAGTGCCAGCTACCCCGGCGCGTCGGCACAGATCATCAACCTCAACGTCACCAGCCTGCTGGAAGAGGAGCTCAACGGCTTGCCGGACTTGCTCTACTACGAGTCCACCAGTGCCAATGGCAGTGCAGATACGACCGTCACCTTCAAGCCGGGCACTGACCCGGATCGCGCGCAGATCGACGTGCAAAACCGCCTGCAACGGGTGGTGGGGCGTTTGCCCCAGACGGTGATCGAGCAGGGGTTGAAAGTCGAGCAGGTACGCGCGAACTTCCTGATGATCTATGCCCTGTCGTACACCGACGAGCAGCAGGATTCGGTCGGCCTGGCCGACTTTGCGGCCCGCGCGGTGAACAATGAAATTCGTCGTGTGGACGGGGTCGGTCGCGTGGAGATGTATACCGCCGAACGCGCCATGCGCATTTGGGTCGACCCGGCGAAGCTGGTGGGTTATGGCCTGTCGATGGCGGACGTGAGCAAAGCCATCGCGGCGCAGAACGTGCAGGTACCGGCCGGTAGCATGGGTGACCGCCCGGGCCCGGTGGACCAGCAGATAACCGCTACCGTCATGGTTCAGGGCCAGTTGGAGTCGGTGGGCGCGTTCGGCAATATTGTCCTGCGCGCCAATGATGATGGCGCCAGTGTGCGGATTCACGATGTGGCGCGGGTGGAACTGGGACGCCAGGACTACCGCTTCGATGCGCGCCTCAACGGCAGGCCCGTGGCCGCCATGTCGGTGCAACTTGCGCCGGGTGGCAATGCGTTGCAGACCGCACAGGCGGTCAAGGCGCGTCTGGAGCATCTGTCGAGCACCTTGCCGGGCAATATGCGCTTGAGCGTGCCGTACGATACGGCACCCTTTGTCCAGGCCGCGATCAAGCAGGTCGTCTACACTTTGATCGAAGCCATGGTCCTGGTATTCCTGGTGATGTGGCTGTTTTTGCAGAAGCTGCGCTATACCCTGATCCCGGCAGTGGTTGTGCCGGTGTGCCTGTCGGGCACACTGGCAGTGATGGGGGTGTTGGGGTTTTCCATCAATATGATGACCCTGTTCGGCATGGTCCTGGCCATCGGCATGCTGGTGGATGACGCCATTGTCGTGGTGGAAAGTGTCGAGCGTTTGATCAACCAGGAGCGCCTGTCGCCCAAGGACGCGACCCGCAAGGCCATGCGTCAGATCAGCGGCGCGATTGTCGGCATTACACTGGTGCTGGCAACGGTGTTTTTGCCGCTGGCCTTCATGGGCGGTTCGGTGGGCGTGATCTACCAGCAGTTCGCCTTGGTGTTGTCGGTATCGATTCTGTTCTCCGGGTTCCTCGCGCTGACCCTGACGCCGGCGCTGTGTGCGGCATTACTAACGCCTCTGGATCCGACACGGCGGGAGCCTGGGTTCAACCGCCATTTTGATAAGTTGACCGCACACTATGAGCGCGTTGTCGGCGCCTGGGTGCGGCGGGGCACTCGCAGTGTTTGCCTGTACCTGTTATTGCTGGCGGTGCTGGTGTTTTCCTATCACCGCTTGCCATCCTCCTTTATTCCCAGTGAGGACCAGGGCTACACCGTCACCGATATCCAACTGCCGCCAGCGGCCTCCGCAGCGCGCACCGAGGTGACGGTGAACGCCTGGGAGCAATACGCCCTGGCACAACCGGCCACCCACCAGGTGCTCAGTATCCTGGGCTTCAGCTTTTCGGGCGAGGGGGCCAATGCCGCTTTATCGTATATCAGCCTCAAGGACTGGTCGGTTCGCGGCTCGGAGCAGGCCAGCCGCGCCGTGGCACAGCGCGCGACCCAGACCTTTGAAGATGTCAGCGACGGCACCGTGTTCAGCACCGTGCCGCCGGCGGTCGATGGCCTTGGCACGTCCGCCGGTTTTGAACTGCGCCTGCAAGACCTGACCGGCCACCCTCACGGCGAGTTGCTGGGCGCCCGCGCGCAACTGCTCGCCGCGGCCAAGGCGTCCCCGGTGATCGGCAGCCTGCGCGATGAAGGCCTGGCGGACGCACCGCAGATCAAAATCGACATCGATCGGGAAAAAGCCGAGGCCCTTGGTGTGAGTTTCGATGTGGTCAGCGCCGCGTTATCGGCGGCCCTGGGCTCACAGCAAATCAACGAATTCGCCAACCAGGGGCGCATGCAGCGCGTGATCGTCCAGGCCGACGGCAGCCGCCGCCAGACACCCGAAGCGCTGCTGCGCCTGCAAGTGCCCAATCGGCAGAATACACTGGTGCCGCTGGAGGCCTTCAGCCGTTTCGAGTGGCAAGTCGGCCCGTTGCAGATCGTGCGTTACAACGGCGCACAATCGCTGCGCTTTACCGGTGACGCCGCGGCCGGCTACAGCACCGGCCAGGCGATGCAGGCATTGCAGGACATCGCTACGCAACTGCCGGCCGGTTTCAGCCTGGAATGGGCCGGGTTGTCTTTGCAGGAGCAACAATCCAGTGCCCAGGTACCGCTGTTGATCGGTCTATCACTGTTGACGATCCTGCTGGTACTCGTGGCCTTGTATGAAAGTTGGGCGATACCGTTTGCCGTGCTGTTGATCGTGCCGGTTGGCGTGCTGGGTTCAGTGGCTGCCGTCACCGTCATGGACATGCCCAATGACGTCTATTTCAAGGTGGGCTTGATCACGATCATTGGCCTGTCGGCGAAGAACGCGATCCTGATTGTCGAGTTTGCCAAAGCGCTGCATGCCCAAGGTGCGAGCCTTGCAGATGCAGCGATCCAGGCCGCACGCCTGCGCTTTCGCCCGATCATCATGACGTCAGCGGCATTTATCCTGGGCGTGGTGCCCCTGGCGCTCGCCACCGGGCCGGGTGCTGCCAGCCAGCAAGCGATCGGAACCGGGGTTGTCGGCGGAATGCTCGCGGCAACAGTACTAGGCGTGTTGTGGGTGCCAGTATTATTTGTGAAGGTGATGTCGGTTGCTCAAAGACTTTCAGGGGCGCCGAAAACATTTTGA
- a CDS encoding efflux RND transporter periplasmic adaptor subunit, protein MHKAVSTLLFAALALGGCDPAPPPVASRTLPAQVKTLTVQPRAFAMTAELPGRIEPVRVAEVRARVAGVVLARHFVEGSDVKAGQLLFSIDPAPLKAKLMRVEGDLARAEADVYRANAHVQRYKQLVEINAVSPQLFDDAMADLKRAKADRLAAEADRATAQLNLDYCQVRASISGRIGRALVSEGALVGQDEATQMARIQQLDPIYADFTQPAEQVVALRQAVANGRLVLPGEGAPQVSLQVGTPAQTLVGKLLFSDISVDRSTGQVTLRGEFPNPDNVLLPGMYVRVVAPAGVDPQALFVPQQALQRGTDGQARLMLVDAQGVIRERIVSTGAMLGPDWQIIQGLKAGERVVVERADKLSAGSKVHVETLAARRATD, encoded by the coding sequence ATGCACAAGGCTGTATCGACACTGCTGTTTGCTGCGCTGGCCCTTGGCGGCTGCGACCCTGCGCCGCCGCCCGTGGCGTCCAGGACGCTGCCGGCGCAAGTCAAGACCCTGACCGTACAACCCCGCGCCTTTGCCATGACTGCCGAGCTGCCGGGCCGCATCGAGCCGGTGCGCGTCGCAGAAGTGCGCGCGCGGGTTGCCGGGGTGGTGCTGGCGCGGCATTTTGTCGAAGGCAGTGACGTCAAGGCCGGTCAGTTGCTATTCAGCATCGACCCGGCACCGCTCAAGGCCAAACTGATGCGGGTCGAAGGTGATCTGGCCAGGGCCGAGGCGGACGTCTATCGCGCCAACGCGCATGTGCAGCGCTACAAGCAATTGGTCGAGATCAATGCGGTCAGCCCGCAGTTATTTGATGACGCGATGGCCGACCTCAAGCGCGCCAAGGCCGACCGTCTGGCCGCAGAAGCTGACCGGGCCACCGCACAACTCAATCTGGATTACTGCCAGGTGCGTGCGTCGATCAGCGGTCGCATAGGCCGTGCGCTGGTCAGTGAGGGCGCGCTGGTCGGCCAGGACGAGGCCACACAGATGGCACGGATTCAGCAACTGGACCCGATCTACGCTGATTTCACCCAGCCCGCCGAACAGGTCGTGGCGTTGCGCCAAGCGGTGGCCAACGGCCGCCTGGTGTTGCCTGGGGAGGGTGCGCCCCAGGTCTCGTTGCAGGTTGGCACACCGGCGCAGACTCTCGTGGGCAAGCTGCTGTTCTCCGATATTTCCGTAGACCGCAGCACCGGCCAGGTGACCTTGCGCGGTGAGTTTCCCAACCCCGATAACGTGCTGCTGCCCGGTATGTACGTAAGGGTGGTGGCGCCGGCTGGGGTCGACCCACAGGCGTTGTTCGTGCCGCAGCAGGCGTTGCAGCGTGGCACCGACGGACAAGCTCGGCTGATGCTGGTCGACGCCCAAGGCGTGATTCGGGAGCGCATCGTCAGCACCGGCGCGATGCTCGGCCCCGACTGGCAGATCATCCAAGGCTTGAAGGCGGGTGAGCGGGTGGTGGTGGAACGGGCCGACAAGCTCAGCGCCGGTAGCAAGGTCCATGTCGAAACCCTGGCTGCACGACGGGCCACAGACTGA
- a CDS encoding diaminobutyrate--2-oxoglutarate transaminase: MSAFSNATHGGAPQLRLAHTGLSHPYCLDLTPMLERQQQQESNARSYPRRIPLVLERAYGIYVQDSRGQVFVDCLAGAGTLALGHNHPVVIEAITHVMAAGVPMHTLDLMTPVKDAFVQEVFGCLPADFARNARIQFCGPSGADAVEAALKLTRTATGRHSVLAFEGAYHGMTLGTLAISGNLSPKNALGALMPGVQRLPYPHDYRCPFGVAGDQGVTLNVRYLEHLLNDPESGVTLPAAMILEPIQGEGGVIAAPDRWLQELRRLTRAHGIPLIVDEIQCGIARSGRMFGFEQSGITPDVITLSKAIGGGLPLSVMVYNDALDVWQPGAHAGTFRGNQLAMAAGTATLRFIRDNDLVAHAETVGAHLRKQLQALQSEFAWVGDVRGRGLMLGMEIVDPCGEPDVQGHPPVDSARAKAFQQACLKHGLIVELGGRHGATVRFLPPLIITEQEIDFVAQILFQAAHSIATQP, from the coding sequence ATGAGCGCTTTTTCGAATGCCACGCACGGTGGTGCGCCACAGCTACGCCTGGCGCATACCGGCCTGTCCCACCCTTATTGCCTGGACCTGACGCCGATGCTCGAGCGCCAGCAACAGCAGGAATCAAACGCCCGCAGCTACCCACGACGCATCCCCCTGGTGCTTGAACGCGCCTATGGAATCTACGTACAGGACAGTCGCGGGCAAGTATTCGTCGATTGCCTGGCTGGCGCAGGAACCCTCGCGCTGGGCCATAACCACCCCGTGGTCATCGAGGCGATCACGCACGTGATGGCGGCCGGTGTGCCCATGCATACCCTGGACCTGATGACGCCGGTCAAGGATGCCTTCGTCCAGGAAGTCTTCGGCTGCCTGCCGGCAGACTTCGCGCGCAACGCGCGTATCCAGTTTTGCGGCCCCAGCGGTGCGGATGCCGTGGAAGCCGCACTCAAACTGACTCGCACCGCAACCGGTCGTCATTCGGTGCTGGCGTTCGAAGGTGCTTATCACGGCATGACCCTGGGCACCTTGGCCATCAGCGGCAACCTGTCACCAAAAAATGCCCTCGGCGCCTTGATGCCGGGCGTGCAACGCCTGCCGTACCCGCATGATTACCGCTGCCCGTTTGGTGTTGCCGGCGATCAAGGTGTAACCCTCAACGTGCGCTACCTGGAACATCTGCTCAACGACCCGGAAAGCGGTGTGACATTGCCGGCTGCGATGATCCTGGAGCCGATCCAGGGCGAGGGCGGTGTGATCGCCGCGCCGGACCGCTGGCTCCAGGAACTGCGACGCTTGACCCGTGCCCACGGTATCCCGCTGATCGTCGACGAAATCCAATGCGGCATTGCCCGCAGCGGCCGTATGTTCGGTTTCGAGCAATCGGGTATCACCCCGGACGTCATCACCCTGTCCAAGGCCATCGGTGGTGGCCTGCCGTTGTCGGTCATGGTCTATAACGACGCGCTGGATGTCTGGCAACCCGGTGCGCATGCCGGCACTTTCCGAGGCAATCAATTGGCTATGGCGGCCGGTACGGCGACCTTGCGCTTCATCCGCGACAATGACCTGGTGGCCCACGCCGAGACGGTCGGCGCGCACTTGCGCAAGCAGTTGCAGGCGCTGCAAAGTGAATTCGCCTGGGTCGGTGATGTTCGCGGCCGTGGCCTGATGCTCGGCATGGAAATCGTCGACCCGTGCGGGGAGCCTGATGTACAAGGGCATCCGCCGGTGGACAGTGCGCGGGCCAAGGCTTTCCAGCAGGCGTGCCTCAAACATGGGTTGATCGTCGAGCTGGGTGGGCGTCACGGAGCAACGGTGCGCTTCCTGCCGCCGCTGATCATTACCGAGCAGGAAATTGATTTTGTTGCGCAGATCCTGTTCCAGGCCGCCCACTCGATCGCCACGCAGCCCTGA